In the Canis lupus dingo isolate Sandy chromosome 28, ASM325472v2, whole genome shotgun sequence genome, CTAGTAAAAAATATGAGATGACCTCCCCCCATACCACCCTTAAAATAGGAAGACCTTTTCAGCCTGATGGAGAGAGAATAAACTTTCTCTGTAGCTACTGGATATTTtattccccttctccttcctctcttacttctgctcccctcccccatgcatcTATTTGTCCAGTTATTGAGCCAGGCCTTGGGCCTGGTGTTGAGAATATAAAGACTTAGCCCCTCCCTTAAAGGAGCTTCCAGTTTTGTTGAGGAGACCAACAAGTAAACAGTTATAGCCCAGCTTGCTAGGTGGTAGGTCAGAGGGAGAATATGGAGTTGTGAGAGCAGGGAGCACAAAATGACTCACTGTTccaggaagggcaggggaagggtcACGAAGGTTCCCAAGAAGAAGTGACCTCTCAACAGAGCAATATTTAGCCATGTATggaaggttgtgtgtgtgtgtgtgtgtgcgtgtgtagaTGCTCCAGCCTATGCAAAAGCCCTGGTGTGTGAAACAACGTGGGAACAGTTTGGGGAACAGCAGGCAGTCTGGTTTGACTGGTGTACACCAAGGCCTCCCTTCCATTGGACTCTTCTTTGCCCTCTGGGCCTCCTTTATGGTAGGACGATGCCGGCGGTGATCTTCTGGCAATGGGTGAACCAGTCCTTCAATGCCTTAGTCAACTACACCAACAGGAATGCAGCTTCCCCCACGTCCGGCAGGTAGGAGACTGGAATTCTAGGCTGTCCATCTGGGTATGGAGCATGTGCCTGTCCTCTTGTCTCCAGGGACACAGCCCTTCTGAAGGGCTCTCAGGCTGTCTTTGGGTGAAGGTCACACAGAGCTGGTGACCAAGCCCCCCTCTTagggtttgcaagtattttctgtGGCTAAGAGAATATTTTCCTAGAccaaagttcattcattcattcattctcaagtatttctttcttttcttttttttttaaagattctatttatttatgtatttatgtatttatgtatttgtgtatttatttatttatttatttatttatttatttattttttaaagattctatttatttaagagagagagagtgagcaagcagggttggggggggggaagggagagagagaagcagactccccactgaggagggagttTGAcagggtcttgatcccaggactctgggaccatgacctgagccaaagacagatgcttaactgactaagccacccaggcaccttcagCTATTTCTTGAGTAGTTGTTAAGTGCCAGGCATGGTTCTAGGGTCTTTATTCTTGTGGAATTTAAggtattttaaagcaaacaagCACTGTAATCTTAGCTTGTGACTCCTGCCATTAAGGAAGCAAACAGGTGACAGGATAGCAAACAGAAGAGTCCCTCTTCTTCTGTGTGGATGTGCTGGTTGGGGAAGTCTTTTCTGTGTAGTGCATGTTTCTGCTGATTTCTGAAGGATAAAGATTTAGCCTACAGGAGAATTCcctggagagggagcagcagcatgcaaaggttttactttttattttattttattttattttttatttatttattttttcatgcaaaGGTTTTAAAGCAGTAAGAGTTTGGCATGTTTAAAGTACTGAAAGGGGGCCAATGGGACTGGAGCGTTGTGTGTGTGCTTAGGAAGGGGATGTCACAAGATGAGACTGGGGAGAGTGCTCATGAGCTTCTCAGGCATGAAGCCTCATTTCCAGACTTTCTCAATCAAGCCATGGTCTTGCCCTCAGCTGGCAGGGCTCCCCACTCCCAAGCGTGTCTCTCCTCCACTAGGCAGATGGCCATTTCCTACATCACAGCCACAACCACTGCGGTGGCCACTGCTGTGGGCATGAACATGTTGACAAAGGTACTGTGTGGGGCTGCTGTGGGCATGGTGGCCACTAGGTGGCAGCAAAGTCCTAGGGAAAACATTCCCCCTCCCAAGCCTGGCTTTGCCCTTGTTTGGGTGAGTTGGATATGGCCAGAGCCCAGCCAACTAGTGGGAAATGTACCAGAACTCTCCCCAGGTTGTTCTTTCTCGGGTCTTTGAGGGAATTTGGGTTCCTAGACTAAGTGTCTGAATATGCATCAGTAGTGAAGTCTGATTACATTTTGTAGTCCTtaagccccctcccctcccatctccagTGAACTCTGTTGTTCCCTTCCCCCAACAGAGAGCTCCACCCCTGGTGGGCCGCTGGGTACCCTttgctgctgtggctgctgctaACTGTGTCAACATCCCAATGATGCGACAGCAGTGAGTATGGGGATCCCTTTTACAAACTACAAGGTTAGTGGGGCAAGGGCAGGAAACCATGGCAGTGGGTGGCTTTTGGGGACTGAGGTGGGTATGGGGAGGGTCGCTGGGCTGCACCTCTGAAGGGTTCCAAAGGATTGGCTGCTCCAACGGTGATGGCCGTTGGGAGTGGCAGGTGACTTAAGTCTAATCCATGATGAGTATTGTGGGAGTCATTGTTTGGATGGTGTAGGAtggcagggagtggggtggaCCTATGGGGATTTATATAAGATCATGTCCTTTCAACTGCAACTGTATTGAAGTTGTTAACTCTGCCTACTTCCAAAGCCCTGGTTGATGGCTTACAGAATGAAATGTAGCAGAGGGAGGTGTCCAAAGATAGAACAGAGCCAAGAAGctttgaaagaagccagaggaataGATAGATGTTTTCCAGGCACCTGGCTCTAAGCTTCACAGCAGGAAAGGTAAAAGGAGAAACCCGTGTGTCTTGCAGTTCTTGTTTTTTGACTAGAGAAAGCATGGATATTCCTCTgctgtaaaacttttttttctgctGTAAAACTTAATGATGTAGTATACTAGTATACATAAAGCACTCACGATAGCGCCTGGGAGATATCACATGGTATGTGTTAGCTTTTATTGctcccatcaccatcatcatcgcCTTCATCACCAACACCAGTATCCACAAGCCACATTTTCTTGGGACTGCTAGCAAATGGGTACATTTCACAACAGCTCTTGCAGAAGGAGCACACTACCAGAATAGTCATGTATACACACtgttcctctcctctttccctcccccatccaggtgctccttccCAAGAAAGGAAGGAACCCCAGCCACCTACCTGGTCTGGGGTTGAGTGCTTTCAGGAACTGGCCTGAGAAGAAGCACGGCTAGTGTTTGTGGAACAGTCACTCTGTGTCAGGCGCTGAACTAAGCACTTTGCAGGCATtgtctcctttaatcctcaccaATCCTATGACCTGGGTGCCATGTCTGATCCCCATCTTGCAGGGGATGATAACTGAGTCTTCAGAAGGATTGGGGAACTTGCTGCAGTTCAGAAACTTACTCTGCAGTTTGAGGATTCAACCCAGGCAGTCTGAGCCCCGGCCTAGCTCTCTTAGCCACTGCCCTAGATCACTTCTGAGACACCACTCACTGAAATGCAAAAGGAAGACCAAAGGGCCAGGCTACAGGAGGTGGCTTCCTAGAGCTTGGGTGTGCTTGGTCCCCTAGTGTGTCACCTCACTGGCAGGCTTCCAGGACCCCTTTCCCACGTCCAGCAACTCCTGTCCATGTTTAGGGAACTCATCCAGGGCATCTGCGTGAAGGACAGGAATAACAATGAGATTGGACATTCCCGGGTAAGCAGAGGCATCCctttggggtgggaggagggaattCTCTCTTATACCCTGTCCTGTTCTTACTACTCTGATTAGAGCAGGCCCTCGTTCTGTTACAGGATTCCCCTGTTTCCATTCTCATTCCCCTTGATTTCCCTACATTTCTTGTTCAGAACAGGCTTGTCATATCTTTTCTCCATCATTTCTGGTCCTGAAGCCATAAAAGTCTAGCTGGGTGAGAACACAGCCCCTGGTGGATCCATCCCTTCCCCTTTACCACCTCTGACTTGACTGTGACCCTTGACTCAGCCCTTTGATACAGCCCATGGATACTGAAAGGGTCATTCCTGAcaatttactcttttctttcctcagagaGCTGCGGCCATAGGCATCACCCAAGTGGTTATTTCTCGGATCACCATGGCAGCCCCTGGCATGAGTAAGATAGAGAAGCCCTCCCATCCTGGCAGTCCCTGGAACACATGATGGAGGCCTTAGCCACACTTAGCTTTTGGATGGGAGGTGGGGCCCCAGCCTCTACAgccatgcttctcaaacttttcccaccacaataaaaaaattccttgatGTGATAGAGATTGTAGCTAATGCTAcagtggtaatcattttacagtgtataaatgtatcaaatccaCATGTTGTATATGGTATACCTACATAGTGCTGAATGCAGAAACCCATGAGAGAACCACACTGTAGATCTTGGAACATCAGTTAATCAGAGGTCTAGGGAAGAAAGTTCTTTTCATTCCACAGATATTCCTTAAGTACCTTCACTGTGTTGGACACAGTGCAGGGTGCCAGGAAGACAgtggtaaagaaaataaatcccctGCCCTGGTTTTGCTTCCAGCAGGGATATGTTTCAAAGTAGGATACGAGATTGGTTTGCATGAGCCTTCAAAGATTTGAGTTTTAAGAAGGACTCTTTGGGCCTGTGGTACATGCCCTATTAGAGGTGTGCAGGGGGAGAAGTTTGGGAAGCACCCTTCTGCTAGGTCTTGGGGGACGTGACCATGCCTTCCATTCCAAAAGTATTTTCTGGAGCttttggggaggtggggggaatcaCCTGGTCCCTGATCTGATTTTGGAGAGTCTTACAGCCCTCCCACTGGGTTCTCCCTGGTCTCTTCCAGTCTTGCTGCCAGTCATCATGGAAAGGCTGGAGAAGCTACATTTCATGAAGGTGAGTGGGGTTCGCTTTTGCATCTCTTTTTCCCAGAGCCCCCCAGCCACATCTACACGTAAGAGTTCCTGATCCTCATCCTTCCCTCTAGTAATTGGCCTTCATCTCGCTCAAGAAGGGCCCATACCAAACCCTGCCAGCTGCCTGCTTTAGATGCCATAGCCTGTTGCTTGGCCTTACCACAGAGAGCGAGAGGagcccctctctcctttccttcatgGCCAGGAGTTTTGTGCCTGTGGGTTTCCAGCTGGCTGATCAGGGGTAGGGCAGGTGTGGGGTTCACATTAAGAACCTTCGTATGTCTTATGTGggtctttcctttgtttttgtgcAGAAAGTCAAGGTCCTGCATGCCCCATTGCAAGTTCTGCTGTCTGGGTGCTTGTGAGTAGCATGTTTTCTTGGTTTGGGTCCTATGGTCCTAAGAACTATCTTCTTGTGTTTCCCGTGCTGGAGAACATGTACTCCTTTACCTGACTTCCAGAGTGCCTGAGCGCAGAACACCTGTGGGCCATCCAGAGAGCTCTTGCCCCATCTATGTtgagggcaccaggctggctAGGCCTCATGCACACATCTGCACGTGTGGGCTCCCTCCTGTCCTCTGACCTGCAGACTCAGGAAGAGATGAAAACCACAATACAGtcccaccacaaaaaagaaatgataattctaggggtgcctggctagctcagttggtaaggcatgtgactctttttttttttttttaagattttatttatttattcctgagagacactgagagagagagaggcagagaccgagggagagggagaagcaggctccatgcagggagcctgatgtgggacttgatcccaggtctccaggatcacgccctgggctgaaggtgccacTAAAACGCTGAGATACCCAGGCTGCCttgcatgcgactcttgatctcagggttgtgagtttgagccctatgttgggtgtgtagagattacttaaaaataaagaataaaaaataaataaaaataaagaagtgataaTTCTATGACAGTGACAGAGGTGTTAGCCTATGCTCTAGTTGTCACATTGCAGCGTATCACTGTATTGAATCAGCATGTTATACACCTTACCTGTACACAATGTTGTACATCAGCTATATCTCAATATAAataaactaagtaaataaataaataaatatactgagacataaaaaaaatgaggggaCAGCCTGGGGCTTCAGGTGTCCCAACCTTAcacaaaaggaaaacactatTAGTCACGGCAACGTGCTTCGGTGCCTGCCAGTGACTGGCCACATCCTAGCATCAGTAACCCTTTGTGAGGCCACGGGGCTAATGACAGCAACAGAAACAACCAACACATGCAGAAGGTGTTCTGTGTGTCCCCATTGTGCTCATGCTCTACATCTATAATTTCACTTAATCCCCTCTGCCCCAAAGGTCTAGGTCCTGTCATCATCTCCTTTTACAAATGAACAAcccggggcacctaggtggctcagtggttgagcgcctgcctttggctcagattgtgatccttggggtcctgaaatcaaatcccacagggagcctgtttgtccctctgcctatgtttctgcctctctctatgtctttcatgaataaataaataaaattttaaaaataaaaataaaacacaaacgaAGATCCCAAGGTTTGGTGAGATGAGACTTGCCCAGGGCTCTGTAGCTCATAATTGCTGGAGTTCAGGTCGGATTCCCGACAGTTTCACACACCACGCTACCTTCTGCTATTGAGTCACCCCTGAGTGAGTGGTTCCTATAGGTTGAACACCACAGCAGCCCTGCAGAACAGGCACTCGTGTCCTCCCTCTGCTGGCTCAGGGCTCACTTGCCCAGGTTCACACAGCAAGTGAGTAGCCGATTGGGATCTGAACCCTGTTCTGTCAGATTCCCATGTCCTGTAAGATAGGGCTCTGGCCCTGAAGCATCTGAGGACCTTAGAAATACTATAGGCCCTTCCCCAGGCCTACTGCATTAGcgttgcctctttttttttctttttttttttttttaagattttatttatttattcatgagaatacacagagaggagagagagagaagcagagacacaggcagagggagaagcaggctccatgcagggagcctgatgtgggactcgatccagggtctccaggatcacaccccaggctgtaggcggtgctTGAACGACAGGTGAATGTGGGGTGAGGGATGGGAGGTAGAGGAGGCCGATTTCATGCCATGGCAGAATGAATATCCTGGCACTGAGAGGCCAGGAGAAGAGTTGCAGGAAGGGGAGCCATGGGGCAATGTGGAAGGCAGGGTAGTGATGGGCATCTCCCTACTTCCTTTGGGGGGCTCAGAGATGGGGTGTGAGCAGGTCTGTAGGAGATGTCCCTAAcgatttgtttcttcttcttccagcCTCATCTTTATGGTGCCAGTGGCATGTGGGCTCTTCCCACAGAAATGGTAATAGTTCTTTGCTCCTCATGTTACCAAATGCCCTGTTCCTGTTCCCCCTGACCTGCCTGCTGTCCTGAAGCAGACCAGGATGGGCAGGAAGGGCACCCTTTGCCAAGGACAGGTGCCTATCAGCCTAAACTCTGGGCCTCTTAACTCTGGATGAATGGTAAACCAAAACAGATCTCTCAGGGGCAGAGGGATGAGTTGCTCCCTCCCAGTCGAGGAAGGGCTGCCCTGGAGAGAAGTAGGGGAACAAGAGACTTTCTGTCCCCGTTGGTTGGGTTGTTAGACACATCTTCTCTGGCTAGATCTGGTCCTTGAAATTGAACAAAGGGATAGGTACTTATTCTGGCTTGTGTTCACTTGGGGCTGGATGACTCGGACCTCTCTACTTCCCTTGTATGCCTTGGCAGGGAAGGAGTGTGCAAAGTGATGATGGAAGAGGGAAACAAAGCATCagactgggggagggagaggactaGCTCCAGGAGACTAGGTGTAGCTTGGATGTACACCAAGAAGATACCAGGTTCCTTTGCCTTCCTACTCATATTTCAGTATCCTCTGCAGACATTGCCTGGGTTCAAGCACTGTGCTTATAATCTAACAGAGAAGATGGAAGTTTAGCAGCAGGGAGAATACAGTCAGGCCTGAGTAGAAGAAAAAGCAACATATTATGTTGTACAGGGGCCATTAGTTCTGATGCGAAAATCAGGAAGGGCTTCTTAGAGGTGGCATTTGAGTTAGATTTTATCTGCTGGTAATTTGCTACTTGTCCAGTTGGCATGCCCATAatccccttcttttctcttttcagtgaATTGTCAGTTTCTTATCTGGAACCAGAACTCCAGGACACTATCAAGGCCAAGTATGGAGAACTTATCCCTTATATCTACTTCAATAAGGGCCTCTAAATGCCCCATCCCAGCAAGGACCAGTCTGCACCCATACTCACCAGCCTTTCCTTAGCTGCCTTGTACACCTGTGCTCTCATTCCTCTGCCAAAGGGGCGTGAAAGTTAGGGTGCATTTGCGGGGTGGGGAGCCTCCTGTTTTCATCCAGGCACCTGGGTTATTGGACTCCAGGGGATAGAAGTGAACAAGGGGAGCAAAGGCCAAGCCTTCTTTCTGCTATACCCTTAACCACCATCCCCTGGAGACCAGGAGCTGAAACATCCTGGGGAGAAGTTGCTGGAACCTGGGGGGAGATACTCAAGCAAACCATATGAAAAAATTAGGAAACCTTTGGGATTCTAGTTCTAGCCAGGACGGGGGAAGAGCCCCTGGGACTAAGGAAAGCTCCTacctctgtttcttcttcccttcttcctcatctGTGTCACAATACAGAATATTTGCCCCTGTAATTCTAGCTAAcccaggaagggagagagaagaagtcTTTGTCCCCTTGGGGCTCTTCTCCATTCTTCCCCCTTCTTGTCCCCAGTGCCCCCTTGTCAGAAGGTGTCTTTGGGAGTGCTGCTAGGCTTGGGTTGATCAGGCATCTGGGAGTTcttagtgctaaaaaaaaaaggccatcacATGAGGCTACAAAGTTTCATGGTGCTCTGAGCCTGTAACACTGAATCTGTTCTCCTGTGCCAAAATCCTGTCCGATTTTACATCTCTGTGTTTAAAAGATAAGTCCACTAACTATAAGTAAGAAGGATTGTATGGAGGTATTAATTACACATTTTAGTGGGTATATTTTCCTAGCTGCCTCTCTTCCTCAGCCCATTGGGCTAAACACCAAAGACTGGTGTGTACTGAATAGGAAAGGAAAGTTTTATTTGGATATCTCTGAGGAGTAATCAACCAGGACCAAAGAGCCTGGAAGGACACACAGCAAAGTGCAGCCATTTATCCTTTTCCCTCTCAGCTGCTCTAGGTGATTTTTCAGGCTcaggaggttggggtggggtggaaggggaCCATTGTGGCTTACCTGGGATCAATCTCTGTAATGAGTTCTAATAGAATTTACTGACCATTCAAAGGATATCACTGTGAATCaaataaatttcttgaaagaGCACAAGGAACTGTCTGCAGACTGAGTTAATAAAGCCGGAACGAAAGCAGGATCTGGTCTGATTTTGTCCTTGGTTTGGAAGAGGTTGCAAGAACTGTAAGGGGAA is a window encoding:
- the SFXN2 gene encoding sideroflexin-2 isoform X1; translated protein: MTSGESTALCVSNMEADLSGFNIDAPRWDQCTFLGRVKHFFNITDPRTVLVPERELDWAKVMVEKSRMGVVPPGTQVEQLLYAKKLYDSAFHPDTGEKMNVIGRMSFQVPGGMIITGFMLQFYRTMPAVIFWQWVNQSFNALVNYTNRNAASPTSGRQMAISYITATTTAVATAVGMNMLTKRAPPLVGRWVPFAAVAAANCVNIPMMRQQELIQGICVKDRNNNEIGHSRRAAAIGITQVVISRITMAAPGMILLPVIMERLEKLHFMKKVKVLHAPLQVLLSGCFLIFMVPVACGLFPQKCELSVSYLEPELQDTIKAKYGELIPYIYFNKGL
- the SFXN2 gene encoding sideroflexin-2 isoform X2 — its product is MEADLSGFNIDAPRWDQCTFLGRVKHFFNITDPRTVLVPERELDWAKVMVEKSRMGVVPPGTQVEQLLYAKKLYDSAFHPDTGEKMNVIGRMSFQVPGGMIITGFMLQFYRTMPAVIFWQWVNQSFNALVNYTNRNAASPTSGRQMAISYITATTTAVATAVGMNMLTKRAPPLVGRWVPFAAVAAANCVNIPMMRQQELIQGICVKDRNNNEIGHSRRAAAIGITQVVISRITMAAPGMILLPVIMERLEKLHFMKKVKVLHAPLQVLLSGCFLIFMVPVACGLFPQKCELSVSYLEPELQDTIKAKYGELIPYIYFNKGL